CTCATTAATATTCCTACCAACGTTATTTGAATGAACCATTTCATATTGGACTATACCATCTGGATCAATTATAAAGGTTGCTCTAAGTGACATTCCTTCTGGCAAAAGTACGTCATATGTCTCTGCTATTTTTTTTGTAAAATCAGATATTAATGGGTAGTTTAGGTCTCCCAAACCACCTTCACTTCTTGGAGTATTAATCCATGCTAAATGTGAGTATATAGAGTCAGTAGAAACACCAAGTATTTCAGTATTTCTGTTTTTGAACTCTTCATAACTATCAGAAAAGGATGTTATTTCAGTGGGGCAAACAAATGTAAAATCTAGTGGATAGAAGAACAATACTACCCAATTTTTGTTTTGATAGCTACTTAATGTAATTTTTTTGAATTCTTTGTTAACAACTGCTTCTGCTGTAAAATCTGGTGCTTTTTTCCCAACAAGTACCATATTTCACCTCCTTTTTTATATTTATAATAAATATAAATAAAATATTGTCAATATATTTCTATTATTTTTTAAGTTTCTTACTATTATAACATATTTTACTATTATAACATATTTTATATGTTTTATGAAAAATAATTTGACAACTATGCCAATTTGTGCTAATAAATCAGTTTGTATTTAAGAAGTTCTAAAATGTATATAATAACTTACTACACATGTAAAAGCATTCTATTATTGTGTTATTCAATTTGTAAATAATAGGTAAAATAATGAAATTAAAATACTTGTTTCTTATACAGATTTTTATCATATGTTTTAATGTATTTGCTAGTGAAAGATATACACTTAAGGAATTGTTACAGATTGCCAATGAAAGATCTGATGTTATAAATA
This window of the Deferribacterota bacterium genome carries:
- a CDS encoding peroxiredoxin; the protein is MVLVGKKAPDFTAEAVVNKEFKKITLSSYQNKNWVVLFFYPLDFTFVCPTEITSFSDSYEEFKNRNTEILGVSTDSIYSHLAWINTPRSEGGLGDLNYPLISDFTKKIAETYDVLLPEGMSLRATFIIDPDGIVQYEMVHSNNVGRNINEILRAIDALQFIKKHGVVCPANWTKGKDTMTPDPEKKLDFFKKYSKGHL